In Saprospiraceae bacterium, a genomic segment contains:
- a CDS encoding YqgE/AlgH family protein has product MIKPEGIPILETGKILVSEPFMLDPNFKRTVVLVADYTREEGTVGFILNRKMDVRLEDLTSDFGDLEAPVHYGGPVDNNSMYFIHNVGELLDDSIKISRGVYWSGNYDKLRFLIECKLILAQNIRFYVGYSGWSQGQLEEEMKTKSWLVSDMEPNFLFKNKPESLWRDILEYKGYHFSALSSLDGDELMN; this is encoded by the coding sequence ATGATTAAACCCGAAGGAATCCCCATATTAGAAACTGGGAAAATTTTGGTATCGGAGCCATTTATGCTGGATCCTAATTTTAAAAGAACCGTCGTTCTTGTTGCTGATTACACCCGTGAAGAAGGAACAGTTGGCTTTATATTAAATCGAAAAATGGATGTCCGTCTGGAAGACCTGACTTCCGACTTTGGTGATTTGGAAGCGCCCGTGCATTATGGTGGTCCGGTAGATAACAACAGCATGTATTTTATTCATAATGTTGGAGAATTATTGGACGATTCCATTAAAATATCTAGAGGTGTCTATTGGAGTGGGAACTATGACAAATTGAGATTTTTGATTGAATGTAAATTAATTCTGGCGCAGAACATTCGATTTTATGTTGGTTACAGCGGTTGGTCACAAGGCCAGCTTGAAGAAGAGATGAAAACAAAATCCTGGTTAGTTTCTGATATGGAGCCCAACTTTCTTTTTAAAAATAAACCCGAAAGTCTTTGGCGGGATATACTGGAGTACAAAGGCTATCATTTTAGTGCATTGTCCTCTTTGGATGGAGATGAACTCATGAATTAA
- the fabD gene encoding ACP S-malonyltransferase produces MQKTAFIFPGQASQFKGMGKNLYEENSEARNLFDEANDLLGFKITEVMFEGSEEELRQTKITQPSVFIHSVIHAKTLGKDISYQGVAGHSLGEFSALVAAGVLSFQDGLKLVNIRAHAMQHACETNPGTMAAIVGLDDAKIEELCQSFTEDIVIAANYNCPGQLVISGSLSGIQKIETIMLAAGAKRFITLAVGGAFHSPLMEPARRELESAIDATDFKQPICPIYQNVNAAAEIEPEKIKANLKSQLTSAVKWTQTMQNMIHDGYDQFYEVGGNGTVLSGFLKRINREVPVQSI; encoded by the coding sequence ATGCAAAAAACCGCATTTATTTTTCCTGGACAAGCCAGCCAGTTTAAGGGTATGGGCAAGAATTTATATGAAGAGAATTCTGAAGCCCGTAATTTGTTTGATGAAGCGAATGATTTATTGGGATTTAAAATCACAGAAGTTATGTTTGAAGGATCTGAGGAAGAACTTCGGCAAACTAAAATCACACAGCCTTCCGTATTTATTCATTCCGTGATCCATGCAAAAACACTCGGTAAGGATATCTCGTATCAAGGCGTGGCAGGGCATTCCCTTGGAGAATTTTCTGCTTTAGTAGCAGCTGGCGTTCTTAGCTTTCAGGATGGCTTAAAACTCGTTAATATTCGGGCACACGCGATGCAACATGCCTGTGAAACAAATCCGGGCACCATGGCTGCAATAGTTGGCTTGGATGATGCTAAGATTGAGGAATTGTGTCAATCTTTTACTGAAGATATAGTTATTGCTGCTAATTATAATTGTCCTGGACAGTTAGTGATCTCTGGAAGTTTGAGTGGTATTCAAAAAATAGAGACTATCATGCTTGCAGCCGGAGCTAAACGATTTATTACATTAGCCGTTGGCGGAGCATTTCATTCTCCTTTAATGGAACCTGCCCGCCGAGAATTGGAAAGCGCAATTGATGCAACAGATTTTAAACAACCGATTTGTCCCATTTACCAAAATGTGAATGCAGCAGCAGAAATAGAACCGGAGAAAATAAAAGCAAATTTAAAATCGCAATTGACATCAGCAGTAAAATGGACACAAACCATGCAAAATATGATACATGATGGTTATGATCAATTTTACGAAGTTGGAGGAAATGGAACTGTATTAAGCGGCTTTTTAAAAAGGATAAATAGGGAAGTACCCGTTCAATCTATTTAA